Proteins encoded by one window of Methylosinus sp. PW1:
- a CDS encoding L-threonylcarbamoyladenylate synthase, giving the protein MTRSDDGAARRAPAGEKAIERGARILREGGLVAFPTETVYGLGADATSAAAVAKIYAAKGRPSFNPLIAHVSDIDSARREAELPLEALRLAEAFWPGPLTLVAPRAAGGSVCELARAGLASVALRAPSAPVARALILAAGRPIAAPSANRSGHVSPVTAAHVLEDLGARVDLVIDGGRADKGVESTIVAFLGARPRLLRPGALAREALEDVLGAPLEGEDGAAAIVAPGMTASHYAPLARLRLEAKELRVGEAGLDFGGRLAERGEAGPIMDLSPSADLEEAAANLFLYLRELDASGAKAVAVAPIPAHGLGEAINDRLRRAAAPK; this is encoded by the coding sequence ATGACGCGCAGCGACGACGGCGCGGCGCGGCGCGCGCCGGCCGGGGAGAAGGCGATCGAACGAGGCGCGCGAATTTTGCGCGAGGGCGGGCTCGTCGCATTTCCCACTGAGACGGTCTATGGGCTCGGGGCGGATGCGACCTCGGCCGCGGCGGTGGCGAAAATCTACGCCGCCAAGGGACGGCCGAGCTTCAATCCGCTCATCGCCCATGTCTCCGATATCGACTCGGCGCGGCGGGAGGCGGAACTGCCGCTGGAGGCGCTGCGGCTCGCCGAGGCTTTTTGGCCGGGGCCGCTGACCTTGGTGGCGCCGCGGGCGGCGGGCGGCTCGGTCTGCGAGCTGGCGCGCGCCGGCCTCGCGAGCGTGGCGCTGCGGGCGCCGTCGGCGCCGGTCGCGCGGGCGCTGATTTTGGCCGCGGGGCGGCCGATCGCGGCGCCTTCCGCCAATCGCTCCGGCCATGTCAGCCCGGTGACGGCGGCGCATGTGCTGGAGGATCTCGGCGCGAGGGTCGATCTCGTCATCGATGGCGGGCGGGCGGACAAGGGCGTCGAATCGACGATCGTCGCCTTTCTAGGCGCACGGCCGCGGCTGCTGCGGCCGGGCGCCCTGGCGCGAGAGGCGCTGGAGGATGTCCTGGGCGCGCCGCTGGAGGGCGAGGACGGCGCGGCGGCGATCGTCGCGCCGGGGATGACCGCCTCCCATTATGCGCCATTGGCGCGGCTGCGGCTCGAGGCGAAAGAGCTGCGCGTGGGCGAGGCCGGGCTCGATTTCGGCGGCCGCCTCGCCGAGCGGGGCGAGGCGGGGCCGATCATGGATTTGTCCCCATCCGCCGATCTCGAGGAGGCGGCGGCCAATCTCTTCCTCTATTTGCGCGAGCTGGACGCCAGCGGCGCGAAGGCTGTGGCCGTCGCGCCGATTCCGGCGCATGGGCTCGGCGAGGCGATCAATGATCGTCTGCGGCGCGCCGCTGCGCCGAAGTAA